Proteins encoded within one genomic window of Cucumis sativus cultivar 9930 chromosome 3, Cucumber_9930_V3, whole genome shotgun sequence:
- the LOC101212032 gene encoding early nodulin-like protein 3, producing MMSKRSNSFGIFSQKKACVNFVVKLFGVMMFVQNVCGVEFQVGGSKGVWGVPSYPNAQSLNQWAESRRFQIGDSIVFNYQGGQDSVLLVNEDDYKNCHTESPIKHFSDGHTVIKFERSGPHYFISGIKDNCLKNEKLVVVVLADRSKQYSSPPPAPATDSQPPEASVQMNPTPSPIAEEPPANNNNNGAASSSIVTFVGLAGMLATSTALLL from the exons ATGATGAGTAAGAGGAGCAAtagttttggaattttttctcaaaagaaaGCATGTGTTAATTTTGTAGTGAAGTTGTTTGGAGTGATGATGTTTGTGCAAAATGTTTGTGGAGTTGAGTTTCAAGTGGGAGGATCAAAAGGTGTTTGGGGAGTTCCTTCATATCCTAATGCTCAAAGTCTTAATCAATGGGCTGAATCAAGAAGATTTCAAATTGGTGACTCCATAg TGTTCAACTACCAAGGTGGGCAAGATTCAGTGCTATTAGTGAACGAAGATGACTACAAAAATTGCCACACAGAATCACCCATAAAGCACTTTTCAGATGGCCACACTGtcatcaaatttgaaagatcTGGCCCTCATTATTTCATCAGTGGCATCAAAGACAATTGCCTCAAGAATGAGAAATTGGTGGTGGTTGTTTTGGCTGATAGATCCAAGCAATACTCTTCTCCTCCCCCGGCTCCGGCTACCGATTCCCAACCACCCGAAGCTTCTGTCCAGATGAACCCAACTCCGTCCCCGATCGCCGAGGAGCCCCCTgctaataacaataataatggtGCAGCATCCTCGTCTATCGTCACCTTTGTTGGTTTAGCTGGAATGCTTGCTACTTCAACAGCTCTTCTTTTGTAA